Proteins co-encoded in one Streptomyces sp. NBC_01283 genomic window:
- a CDS encoding TauD/TfdA family dioxygenase translates to MPETTPGTTQISTDAADWALDPADADACERLARTLYAGGHDQVDNPEWVARARDAWEELPFPLRRGVRRFRRHSGPHGTLVIGGLPVDQEALPATPSVPGSVQRRATVSAAVLTMVACGLGEPLAYLAEKSGALVQDVVPVPGQESFHGNAGSVPLSFHTENGFHPHPPDYVIFLCLRADHDRHAGMRVAGIRQALPLLTPDSRQALFAPEFITAPPPSFGPDAATSEPDVKPRGVLSGAVEDPDIRMAQLVTTPLTPRATTALTDFGHACEATARTLCLTPGDLVIIDNRVTVHGRTAFHPRYDGADRWLQRTYVTTDLRRSRDHRPHDGHILAR, encoded by the coding sequence CGACTGGGCACTTGACCCGGCCGATGCCGACGCGTGCGAGCGGCTGGCCCGCACCCTGTACGCCGGCGGGCACGACCAGGTCGACAATCCCGAGTGGGTGGCACGGGCCCGGGACGCCTGGGAGGAGCTTCCGTTCCCGCTGCGCCGTGGGGTGCGCCGGTTTCGAAGGCACTCCGGCCCCCATGGCACCTTGGTGATCGGCGGCCTTCCCGTCGACCAAGAGGCCCTGCCCGCGACACCGTCCGTACCCGGCTCAGTCCAGCGCCGGGCCACCGTCTCGGCCGCGGTGCTCACCATGGTGGCCTGCGGGCTCGGCGAGCCTCTCGCCTACCTGGCTGAGAAATCCGGCGCCCTCGTGCAGGACGTCGTGCCCGTGCCCGGCCAGGAGAGCTTCCACGGCAACGCCGGATCGGTGCCGCTGTCCTTCCACACCGAGAACGGCTTCCACCCCCACCCACCCGACTATGTGATCTTCCTGTGCCTGCGCGCCGACCACGACCGACACGCCGGCATGCGCGTCGCCGGCATCCGCCAAGCGCTGCCGCTCCTCACTCCAGACAGCCGCCAGGCCCTGTTCGCACCGGAGTTCATCACCGCACCACCCCCTTCCTTCGGCCCCGACGCCGCCACGAGTGAGCCAGACGTCAAGCCCCGAGGGGTGCTGTCGGGAGCAGTCGAGGACCCCGACATACGGATGGCCCAACTCGTCACCACCCCGCTCACCCCCCGGGCCACTACGGCACTGACCGACTTCGGCCACGCCTGCGAGGCGACCGCCCGCACCCTGTGCCTGACCCCCGGCGACCTGGTCATCATCGACAACCGCGTCACCGTCCACGGCCGCACCGCTTTCCACCCCCGCTACGACGGAGCAGACCGCTGGCTGCAACGCACCTACGTCACCACCGATCTGCGCCGCTCCCGCGACCACCGCCCCCACGACGGCCACATACTCGCCCGCTGA